Proteins encoded together in one Janthinobacterium tructae window:
- a CDS encoding cold-shock protein, producing MATGIVKWFNDSKGFGFITPDEGGEDLFAHFSAIQSNGFKSLQENQRVSFEVTAGPKGKQASNIQPI from the coding sequence ATGGCAACTGGCATCGTAAAATGGTTCAATGATTCGAAGGGCTTCGGCTTTATTACCCCTGACGAAGGCGGCGAAGATCTGTTCGCTCACTTCTCGGCTATCCAGTCGAACGGCTTCAAGTCCCTGCAAGAGAACCAACGCGTTTCTTTTGAAGTGACCGCTGGCCCTAAAGGCAAGCAAGCTTCGAACATTCAGCCAATCTAA
- a CDS encoding Hpt domain-containing protein encodes MATLIDPDFRARLRALNEKYAAGVPALMQAITQASGRCDSEGPRLEPLTELHRALHAVAGSAATFGFAALGQECRRLEQLVRAMLNTPAQAVAEWPAVRAQVEALLHWAARDAGATHFSV; translated from the coding sequence ATGGCAACCTTGATCGATCCGGATTTTCGCGCGCGTTTGCGCGCCCTGAACGAAAAATATGCGGCTGGCGTGCCGGCCCTGATGCAAGCGATCACGCAGGCCAGCGGCCGCTGCGACAGTGAAGGCCCCCGTCTGGAGCCGTTGACGGAGCTGCACCGCGCGCTGCACGCGGTCGCCGGCTCGGCTGCCACCTTCGGCTTTGCCGCGCTGGGCCAGGAATGCCGGCGCCTCGAACAGCTGGTGCGCGCCATGCTCAACACGCCTGCGCAGGCGGTGGCGGAATGGCCAGCCGTGCGGGCGCAAGTGGAGGCGCTGCTGCACTGGGCCGCACGCGATGCGGGCGCCACCCATTTCAGCGTGTAA
- the upp gene encoding uracil phosphoribosyltransferase, translating into MKQDPRFPNLFITDHPLIQHKLSHMREHDTSTRTFRELLKEITLLMGYEITRDLPLTTREIKTPLVTIDAPVIAGKKLAIVPILRAGIGMSDGLLNLVPSARVGHIGVYRDPTTHMPVEYLVRLPDLNERTFILCDPMVATGNSAVYAVDVLKKRGVTDEQIIFLALVAAPEGVTVFQNAHPKVKMYCASLDSHLDDHAYIVPGLGDAGDRIFGTK; encoded by the coding sequence ATGAAACAAGATCCACGCTTCCCGAATTTGTTCATTACCGATCACCCTTTGATCCAGCACAAACTGAGCCACATGCGCGAGCACGACACGTCCACGCGCACCTTCCGCGAATTGCTCAAAGAAATCACTTTGCTGATGGGCTATGAAATCACGCGCGACCTGCCACTGACCACGCGCGAAATCAAGACCCCGCTGGTCACCATCGACGCCCCTGTCATTGCAGGCAAGAAACTGGCCATCGTGCCCATCCTGCGCGCCGGCATCGGCATGAGCGATGGCTTGCTGAACCTGGTGCCATCGGCCCGCGTGGGCCACATCGGCGTGTACCGCGATCCCACCACCCACATGCCCGTGGAATACCTGGTGCGTCTACCGGACTTGAATGAGCGCACCTTCATCCTGTGCGACCCGATGGTGGCCACCGGCAATTCGGCCGTGTACGCCGTCGACGTACTGAAGAAGCGGGGCGTGACGGACGAGCAGATCATCTTCCTGGCGCTGGTAGCCGCGCCGGAAGGCGTGACCGTGTTCCAGAACGCGCATCCGAAGGTCAAGATGTATTGCGCTTCGCTCGATTCGCACCTGGATGACCACGCTTACATCGTGCCGGGCCTGGGCGACGCCGGCGACCGCATCTTTGGCACCAAGTAA
- a CDS encoding isovaleryl-CoA dehydrogenase, with protein sequence MNAFDTHEVFNQATPFENVNLFACDPALVEALLREGGGAARQELDALGEKLGRAETYALARLANIHTPELQQFDRAGRRIDEVLFHPAWHELMAILVGAGAHAAPWASPGPGAQVARAAAYLLVGQVENGTQCPVTMTYASVPALRQALDLPHIAARWLPKILSREYDPRSLPVEQKRGALIGMGMTEKQGGSDVRSNTTRAVPVPPAEARVLFGDEAGGAWCIVGHKWFFSAPQCDAHLILAQAEEGGLSCFFLPRYLPDGSRNAIRVQRLKDKLGNRSNASSEVEFTNAYGWLVGQPGRGIPTILEMASHTRLDCVLGSSGIMRAALTQALHHARQRAVFGKPLAGQPLMQNVLADLALESEAATAFALRLARCFDEKDDAGQAMLARVLTPAGKYWICKRGPGFGAEAMEVLGGTGYVEDAPLARLYRELPVNSIWEGSGNVMCLDVLRAFGKSPAARDALAAELALAGDADAAFAEYRTRLLADLDGPQTDEFGARQLSERIVLAVQAALLLRHAPPFIAQAFLQSRLVQAPGGAYGRLPAGTDCAAILARALREY encoded by the coding sequence ATGAATGCTTTTGACACGCATGAAGTTTTCAACCAGGCCACGCCGTTTGAAAACGTCAATCTGTTCGCCTGCGACCCGGCGCTGGTCGAAGCGCTGCTGCGCGAGGGCGGCGGCGCGGCGCGGCAGGAGCTCGACGCGCTGGGCGAGAAACTGGGCCGTGCCGAGACGTATGCGCTGGCGCGCCTGGCCAATATCCACACGCCCGAGCTGCAGCAGTTTGACCGGGCCGGGCGCCGCATCGACGAGGTGCTGTTCCATCCGGCCTGGCATGAGCTGATGGCCATCCTCGTGGGCGCCGGCGCGCACGCTGCGCCCTGGGCGTCACCGGGCCCCGGTGCCCAGGTGGCGCGTGCGGCCGCCTATCTATTAGTAGGACAGGTGGAAAACGGCACGCAGTGTCCCGTGACGATGACGTATGCCTCGGTGCCGGCCTTGCGCCAGGCGCTTGATCTGCCGCACATCGCTGCGCGCTGGCTGCCGAAAATCCTCTCGCGCGAATACGATCCCCGCTCCCTGCCCGTGGAACAGAAACGCGGCGCCCTGATCGGCATGGGCATGACGGAAAAGCAGGGCGGCTCGGACGTGCGCAGCAACACTACGCGCGCCGTGCCCGTGCCGCCGGCCGAGGCGCGGGTCCTGTTCGGCGACGAGGCTGGCGGCGCCTGGTGCATCGTCGGCCACAAATGGTTTTTTTCGGCGCCGCAGTGCGACGCCCATCTGATCCTGGCGCAGGCGGAAGAGGGGGGATTGTCCTGTTTCTTTTTGCCCCGCTACCTGCCCGACGGCAGCCGCAATGCCATCCGCGTGCAGCGCCTGAAGGATAAGCTGGGCAACCGCTCGAATGCCTCGTCGGAAGTGGAATTTACCAATGCCTACGGCTGGCTCGTGGGGCAGCCGGGGCGGGGCATTCCCACCATCCTGGAAATGGCCAGCCATACGCGCCTCGATTGCGTGCTGGGCAGCAGCGGCATCATGCGCGCCGCCCTGACGCAGGCGCTGCACCATGCGCGCCAGCGGGCCGTGTTCGGCAAGCCGCTGGCCGGGCAGCCATTGATGCAAAACGTGCTGGCCGACCTGGCGCTCGAATCGGAAGCCGCCACGGCCTTTGCCCTGCGCCTGGCCCGCTGTTTCGATGAAAAGGATGATGCAGGCCAAGCGATGCTGGCGCGCGTGCTCACGCCGGCCGGCAAGTACTGGATCTGCAAGCGCGGTCCCGGCTTCGGCGCGGAAGCCATGGAGGTGCTGGGCGGCACCGGCTATGTGGAAGACGCGCCGCTGGCGCGCCTGTACCGTGAGCTGCCCGTCAACTCGATCTGGGAAGGTTCGGGCAACGTCATGTGCCTCGACGTCTTGCGCGCCTTCGGCAAGTCGCCGGCCGCGCGCGACGCGCTGGCGGCCGAGCTGGCGCTGGCCGGCGATGCCGACGCTGCCTTTGCAGAGTACCGGACGCGCCTGCTGGCCGACCTGGACGGGCCGCAAACGGATGAATTTGGCGCCAGGCAATTATCTGAGCGCATCGTGCTGGCCGTGCAGGCCGCCTTGCTGCTGCGCCATGCGCCGCCCTTCATCGCGCAGGCCTTCCTGCAGTCGCGGCTGGTGCAAGCGCCGGGCGGCGCGTATGGCCGCTTGCCGGCGGGCACCGATTGCGCGGCCATCCTGGCGCGCGCCCTGCGCGAGTATTGA